AAGCGCAACTGACTGCCTTTCGTCGCGAGCACAGCGGCAAGCTGCCTGAAGAAGCGGCGACCAATTTCCAAGCGGTACAGAGCACACAGGCGCAGCTGCTGGCGGTTGACGCCGAAGTGCGCAGTTTGCAGTTGGAGCGCGCTCGCGTCGAGGCTGAGCTTGCCAACACCAATCCGTTCGGGCGCATGGTCGCCACCGACGGCACAACTGTGCTGTCCAACGACGAAAACGTGCGCGTGCTGAAAACCCAGTTGGCCGAGGCTCGCCGCAAGTACTCCGCTGAGCACCCCGATATCCGCCGACTGGAGCGCCAGCTGCGCGAAGCCGAATCCGCCGCCGGTGAGTCCGGATTGACCTCGATCGAGCGTGCACCGGACAACCCCGCGTACATCACGCTGCGGTCGACGCTCGGATCGTTGGATTCGCGCTTGGGTTCGCTTCAAATCACGCGAGGGGAACTCAGGACCAAGCTCGATGGGCTGGAATTGAGGCTCGCAGGTGCGCCTGAAATCGAGAAACAGTATCTGTCGCTTCAACGCGAGTACGAGCAAGCAGTCAGTGAAGTTGAGGATGCGAGGGCTAAAGTCGCCGATGCAGAGCTCTCTCTCGCAATTGGAAACAGCGACACAGGCGACCGCTTGACGTTGATTGAGGCGCCAGTCGTTGCCACCTCGCCGGACAAACCCGTGCGTTTGGCCGTTGGCGTGCTGGGCACGCTCATGGCCGTGTTCGGCAGCTTCGCACTGGCCATCCTGGTCGACTTCTTTGACCGGTCGGTACGGGACGTGAGCGACCTGATCAGCCTGACCGGCGAGCCGCCGCTCGGGGTTATCTCCCGTATCTCGAGTGCTGGGGATACGGCGTTGAACACCATCGGTTACGTCATGATGGTGGCGACGCCGTTGCTGATCGGCGCCTTCTTGTACCTGCAGCTCGGCCAGGCAGGCTGATCGCGTTCGCACCGGAGACACGACACCTATGGAATTCCTGAGAGACGCGGTCAACAAATCCGGCGATGCGATGTCGGCAAACCGCAGTCGCGGCAGCCGCCGCCTGCGCGTGGTCGACGAGCTGAAGTTCGAGTACACGCAAACGGCGGTGGTGCCGACGCCGCCAGCGACCTTGCACCGAAACCGGGTCATCGCCGGCCGTGACCGCGACGAGTATGCAGACGCGTACCGCATGTTGCGCTCGCGTGTGATGCACAAGCTCAACGCCGGCGGCTGGACGTCGGTCGGCATCACCAGCACCGGGCCAGGGCAGGGCAAGAGTCTAACCTCGGCCAACCTCGCTGTCAGCATCGCCCAGAAGGTCAACAACAGTGCTCTGTTGGTGGATTTCGACTTGCGGCGGCCGTCGATCCGTTCGCTGTTCGATTACCGCGGACCGATGGGCCTGCAGCACTACATCAGCA
The genomic region above belongs to Pseudomonadota bacterium and contains:
- a CDS encoding polysaccharide biosynthesis tyrosine autokinase, translating into MEFLRDAVNKSGDAMSANRSRGSRRLRVVDELKFEYTQTAVVPTPPATLHRNRVIAGRDRDEYADAYRMLRSRVMHKLNAGGWTSVGITSTGPGQGKSLTSANLAVSIAQKVNNSALLVDFDLRRPSIRSLFDYRGPMGLQHYISKQVPLEEVLFNPGIDRLVVLPGGKPNNRSSELLASPRVIDLTREVIARYPTRIVIFDLPPVLATDDALTILPHLDSCLLVVEEGHAKRNEVHRAVELLGEFNLIGTVLNKSRDKHSAYSYKTKYY